The following are encoded together in the Kingella negevensis genome:
- the accD gene encoding acetyl-CoA carboxylase, carboxyltransferase subunit beta → MSWLDKILPPKIKKNDNKSGVPEGLWRKCSACGETQYATEVIKNANVCPKCGHHEAITARERLDLLLDSENREEIADNIRPTDILKFKDSKKYPDRLSAARKVTQEDDALVVMKGTMHGMPVVVAAFEFRFIGGSMGSVVGERFVQGVRRAANDNCAFICVAASGGARMQEGLTSLMQMTKTSASLHLLSEKNLPFISVLTDPTMGGVSASFAFLGDVVLAEPNALVGFAGPRVIEQTVRETLPEGFQRAEFLLEKGAIDQIVDRREMKQRIVDLITLLRGEEAAKAA, encoded by the coding sequence ATGAGCTGGTTAGACAAAATTCTCCCCCCAAAAATCAAAAAAAATGACAACAAATCAGGCGTGCCAGAAGGTTTGTGGCGCAAATGCTCCGCTTGCGGCGAAACCCAATACGCAACTGAAGTCATCAAAAACGCCAACGTCTGCCCAAAATGCGGACACCACGAAGCCATCACCGCGCGTGAACGCTTAGATTTGTTGCTAGACAGCGAAAACCGCGAAGAAATCGCCGACAACATTCGCCCAACCGATATTCTGAAGTTCAAAGACAGCAAAAAATACCCAGACCGCTTGTCTGCCGCGCGCAAAGTAACGCAAGAAGACGATGCGTTGGTAGTAATGAAAGGCACGATGCACGGCATGCCTGTGGTGGTTGCCGCGTTTGAGTTCCGCTTTATTGGTGGTTCGATGGGTTCTGTGGTGGGCGAGCGTTTTGTGCAAGGCGTGCGCCGCGCGGCAAATGATAATTGTGCGTTTATTTGCGTGGCGGCTTCAGGTGGTGCGCGTATGCAAGAAGGTTTAACTTCGCTGATGCAGATGACCAAAACCAGCGCATCTTTGCATTTGCTGAGTGAGAAAAATCTGCCGTTCATCTCTGTGCTGACTGACCCAACCATGGGCGGCGTGTCTGCCAGCTTTGCTTTTTTGGGCGACGTGGTTTTGGCAGAGCCGAACGCATTGGTGGGCTTTGCAGGGCCTCGCGTGATTGAGCAAACGGTGCGTGAAACGCTGCCTGAAGGTTTCCAACGCGCTGAATTTTTGTTGGAAAAAGGCGCGATTGACCAAATTGTGGACCGCCGTGAAATGAAACAGCGCATTGTGGATTTGATTACGCTGTTGCGTGGTGAAGAAGCCGCAAAGGCAGCCTGA
- a CDS encoding anaerobic C4-dicarboxylate transporter translates to MLFFIQFLIVLFCILVGAQVGGIGLGVFGGIGLAVLTFGFGLQPTSPPIDVMLMIMAVISAAAAMQASGGLDYMIKIATRILRRNPKHITFIAPAVTYLFTVLAGTGHVAYSVLPVIAEVSRRNGIRPERPLSMAVIASQFAIIASPIAAAVTATVTYLEPQNIHLGTILMVTVPSTILGIGLACVFVNKMGKELKDDPAYQKRLQDPEYAASLQQEEQSTAEDTPTSSTAKISLAIFLLAAVIVVIMGAIPSLRPVFGEVGKMKPLGMAHTIEIVMLSAGALILLICKPDNHAVTRGSVFHAGMRAVIAVFGIAWLGDTLMQGHLDMVKETMSGLVQTAPWTFAFALFVLSVLVNSQGATVATLFPVAIQLGVPAPIIIGTFVAVNGYFFIPNYGPIIASIDFDTTGTTKIGKYIFNHSFMIPGLLSMAFSLMFGLLFANMLL, encoded by the coding sequence ATGTTGTTTTTTATTCAATTTCTTATTGTGCTGTTCTGCATTCTTGTGGGCGCACAAGTGGGCGGCATCGGCTTGGGCGTGTTTGGCGGCATCGGTTTAGCTGTGCTGACGTTTGGTTTTGGCTTGCAGCCGACTAGCCCACCGATTGACGTGATGTTGATGATTATGGCGGTGATTTCTGCTGCCGCCGCCATGCAAGCGTCTGGCGGTTTGGATTACATGATTAAAATCGCCACACGCATTTTGCGCCGTAATCCAAAACACATTACATTCATCGCGCCAGCGGTAACCTATTTGTTTACTGTGTTGGCAGGCACAGGACACGTGGCTTATTCCGTGTTGCCTGTGATTGCTGAAGTGAGCCGCCGCAACGGCATTCGCCCAGAGCGTCCGCTTTCTATGGCAGTGATTGCTTCACAATTTGCGATTATCGCCAGCCCGATTGCCGCTGCCGTCACCGCAACCGTTACCTATCTTGAGCCGCAAAATATCCACTTAGGCACCATCTTAATGGTAACCGTGCCATCAACCATTTTGGGCATTGGTTTAGCGTGCGTGTTTGTGAACAAAATGGGCAAAGAGTTGAAAGACGACCCAGCGTACCAAAAACGTTTGCAAGACCCAGAATACGCTGCTTCTTTGCAACAAGAAGAGCAGTCCACAGCAGAAGACACGCCAACCAGCAGCACCGCCAAAATTTCATTGGCGATTTTCCTGTTGGCGGCCGTGATTGTCGTGATTATGGGTGCGATTCCATCTCTGCGACCAGTGTTTGGCGAAGTCGGCAAAATGAAACCGTTGGGCATGGCGCACACGATTGAAATTGTGATGCTGTCCGCAGGCGCGTTGATTTTGCTGATTTGCAAACCCGATAACCACGCCGTAACCAGAGGCTCAGTGTTCCATGCAGGCATGCGCGCTGTGATTGCCGTGTTTGGTATCGCGTGGCTGGGCGACACATTAATGCAAGGTCATTTGGATATGGTAAAAGAAACCATGTCTGGCTTGGTGCAAACTGCGCCGTGGACGTTTGCGTTTGCCTTGTTTGTGCTGTCCGTGTTGGTGAACAGCCAAGGTGCAACCGTAGCGACTTTGTTCCCTGTAGCCATTCAGTTGGGCGTACCTGCGCCAATCATCATTGGTACGTTTGTGGCGGTAAACGGCTATTTCTTTATTCCGAACTACGGTCCAATCATCGCTTCTATTGATTTTGATACGACTGGTACAACCAAAATTGGTAAATATATTTTCAATCACAGCTTTATGATTCCTGGCTTGTTGAGTATGGCGTTTAGCTTGATGTTTGGCTTGTTGTTTGCCAATATGTTGTTATAA
- a CDS encoding IS1 family transposase, producing the protein MKIQITLKCPRCQGQNIKKNGYFGNRKQKYFCKDCCRNFIGDHNLTYKGCHSKVDEQVWRMTVRGCGIRDIAAITGYSKDKVQAALKRHEFEPFPKQKHYSTLEIDEFWTFVGNKSNKVWLVYAYHRESGEIVAYVWGKRDLATARALKRRLKELRVTYDRIATDDWAAFLNVFSNEEWHLVGKQHTVGIEGNNCRLRHKVRRAFRKTCCFSKSMFYHKKVFDLAFFDIHFGIV; encoded by the coding sequence GTGAAAATACAAATAACTCTGAAATGTCCTCGCTGCCAAGGACAAAATATAAAGAAAAATGGCTACTTTGGCAATCGTAAACAAAAATATTTTTGCAAAGATTGCTGCCGTAATTTTATTGGCGACCATAACCTTACCTATAAGGGTTGTCATTCCAAAGTTGATGAACAGGTTTGGAGAATGACCGTTAGAGGTTGTGGCATTCGCGATATTGCAGCAATTACGGGTTACAGCAAAGACAAAGTTCAGGCTGCCTTAAAACGCCATGAGTTTGAGCCATTTCCTAAACAAAAACATTACTCTACACTTGAAATAGACGAGTTTTGGACATTTGTCGGTAACAAGTCTAATAAAGTGTGGCTAGTCTATGCCTATCACAGAGAAAGTGGCGAAATTGTCGCTTACGTTTGGGGTAAGCGCGATTTAGCAACAGCGCGAGCACTCAAACGGCGTTTGAAAGAGTTGCGTGTAACCTATGACAGAATTGCGACCGACGACTGGGCTGCATTTTTAAATGTCTTTTCAAATGAAGAATGGCATCTAGTTGGTAAGCAACACACAGTTGGCATTGAGGGTAATAACTGTCGTTTACGGCACAAAGTAAGGCGAGCGTTTAGAAAAACGTGTTGCTTTTCTAAAAGTATGTTTTATCACAAGAAAGTTTTTGATTTGGCTTTCTTTGATATTCACTTTGGCATTGTTTAG
- a CDS encoding putative hemolysin → MKKTLATLTAAEALSACASQTSAVEQKQIEPAVGMANPASVYCVEQGGKLEVRKDKDGSEYGMCHLPNGKVVEEWEFFRANNKYN, encoded by the coding sequence ATGAAAAAAACTTTAGCCACTTTAACCGCAGCCGAAGCTTTATCGGCTTGTGCCTCGCAAACTTCTGCTGTTGAGCAAAAACAGATTGAACCTGCTGTTGGCATGGCAAATCCTGCTTCTGTTTACTGCGTGGAACAAGGCGGTAAGTTGGAAGTTCGCAAAGACAAAGACGGTAGTGAATATGGTATGTGCCATTTGCCAAATGGTAAAGTGGTGGAAGAGTGGGAATTTTTCCGCGCGAATAACAAATATAATTAA